Below is a genomic region from Flavobacterium ginsengisoli.
GCCGAAATGGATAGGAACTCTTCCGCGTAAATCTGGTAGAGCAAAAGTACTTTGGCCATCACCTCCATAAGTAGTGCCAATTAATTGAAATAATGTATCATACTCAGAAATAGGAAGAATCTGTCCTTCACAGAACATCCATCCTGCAGGAGCAAAGTTTCCTCCAAACATTCTGATTTCCCCAACGAAAGGTTGTGCCATATCTTTACTTTTTACAATTAATAATTAATTTTGAGAAGGAAAAATACCTTGTAAAGAAATACAAAAATTCAAGGTAAGGAATGGCTGCATGTTTAAATGAGGCTGACTTCCGCCGATACTTTTAAGAGAACCAGAGTTCATCGAAGTAAAATTTTGACTTTGACCGCTATAAACTAAATTAGGGGCAGTATTAGCCAATGAATTTAAAGAGCTAGGTACATTGGTACTTACCGAATCTGTTTTCGCCTGCAATATATGAGTGTGCTGAGGCAGTTCTGATACACTTACAGTATGTGCTTCTTCTCCACCTTGGTCTCCTATTGTATGCCCATTTCCAAAATGAATAGGAATTCTTCCTTTTAAATTTGGTAAAGCAAATGTCGTTTGTCCATTGCCTCCATACATTGTTCCTAGTAGAGAAAACAAAGCTTGATTTTGGTTTATAGGCAAAAACTGCCCATTACATAAAGTCCAGCCTTTTGGAGCAAAGTTAAAAGACATGATACGTATTTCTCCTAAATAAGGTGTTGCCATAATATTGACTATTTGTAAGTTTTACGAAGTAAAATATATTAGACCAAAAAAGAATCTGAAGCAAAACTATGCTTAGAAATTATTTCCTTTTGATATACAATAGAATTGCCTTCTTTTATCATAATTTTTGTCACGGTTTGTTCTGGGGATAAAT
It encodes:
- a CDS encoding phage tail protein → MATPYLGEIRIMSFNFAPKGWTLCNGQFLPINQNQALFSLLGTMYGGNGQTTFALPNLKGRIPIHFGNGHTIGDQGGEEAHTVSVSELPQHTHILQAKTDSVSTNVPSSLNSLANTAPNLVYSGQSQNFTSMNSGSLKSIGGSQPHLNMQPFLTLNFCISLQGIFPSQN